GCACACCGCCACCCTGGTGCACGATGACCTTATCGATGGCGCACTCTTGCGCCGCGGCATTCCTACCTTGAATGCGCATTGGTCGCCTGCGGCCACGGTGCTCACAGGCGACTTTATGTTCGCACGCGCGGCGCGCCTCGCGGCGCTGGCTGGCTCGGTAGAGGTGATGCAACTTTTTGCCGAAACCCTGGCAATCATCGTGGACGGTGAAATCACCCAACTTTTTGATGGCCCTGGCCTGGCCGACCGGGAAGCCTACTACGGCCGCATTTACGCCAAAACGGCTTCCATGTTTGTGCTGGCAACCGTGGCGCCGGCTCGCCTGAGCGGGGCGGGGGAAGACGCGATGGCTGCCATGCGCCGCTACGGCCATGACCTGGGCATTGCTTACCAGATTGTGGACGATATTCTGGATTTCACCGGTGACCAGGCGCGGTTGGGTAAGCCGGTGGGCAGCGACCTGCGCCACGGGCTGATTACCATGCCGACGTTGTGCTATCTGGAAACTCACCCCGAGGATGAAGATCTGCGCAGCATTTTGGAAGGGGAGGGGCTGCCCACAGAGCGAATGGACGCGCTCATTGGCCGCATTCGCACCAGCGGCGCCATTGCCCAGGCCGCCGAAGACGCCCGCCGTTTCGCTCGCAGCGCGGTAGAGGCTCTGGACGATATGCCGGAAGGCGCTCAACGGGCTGCGTTGGCAGCGGTGGCCGATTACATTGTAGAACGCGATTTTTAGCCGGAGTGCTTGGCTTTCGTGGTATCAGGGTAAAAGATGTTTGGATGGGAACGCCCCCTTTGAGGTTCTGTAACCCTCGTTGAAAAAGCGAAACGCCTGCATGTACCATGCAGGCGTTTGTGCGTCTTTGGGGAAGGGGAGGTTACGCGGCAGGCATCGTGCGAATATCCTCGAATTTTTCGACCAGTTCTTTCAGGGCGTCCCGCACTTCATCTTCCGTCAAACCTTGCAGTTTGATGGTCAGCAGGGCGTTGGACGTATCTTCGCCCGAGAACGTGCCCAGCGAGATGATGTAGCCGCCTGCTTCGGCGATGGCTTTGGTGATGAGGGCCAGTTCGCCCCGCACGTTGGGCACCAGAATGGACACCCGCACGCCGGGCGCGCGTGCACCCATCATTTCCAGCAAGATCTTGAAAAGGTCGGTTTCGGTGATGATGCCCACCACTTTGCCGTCGCGCACGACGGGCAGGCCGCCGATTTTGTTATCGGCCATGATGCGGGCGGCTTCTTCGATGGGGGTGTCTTCGGTGATGGTGACCACGTCTTTGGTCATCACATCGCCAACGTTGATTTTGCTGAGCAGGTAGTTGATTTCCCAAACGCTCAGCGTTGTGGCTGCTGAAGGGGAGGCGTTGAGCAGGTCTTTGTCTGAGACGATACCGACGAGTTTGCCCTTTTCGTCCACCACGGGGGTGCGGCGGATATGTTCCACCCGCATGAGGTTGAGGGCATCGACTACCGGCATGTCAGGGGGAATGGTGATGACGGGGTGAGACATACGATCGCCGACGAGCATGGTTGACCTCCTGAGAGAAGCAGACCGCCAAAGCGGCATGGACGAGTTTTTCTACTTACAGTGTACCGCACAAGTCAAGTTGTGAAAAGTGACACAAATAACATGTGGCCTTTTTTATAAGCCCAGGTAGGCTTTTTGCACGTCGGGGTTGCTGGCCACCGTGCGGGAAGGCCCTTCGATTTCGATGCGCCCTTCAGCGAGCACGTAGGCGTAATCGGTCACGGCCAGCGCCATTTGGACGTTTTGTTCCACCAGCAGCACCGTGATGCCGGTTTCCCGCAGCTTTTTGAGGCTTTCGAAAAGTTGCAATACCAGGAAAGGAGCCAACCCCAGCGAGAGTTCGTCGATCATCAGCACTTTGGGAGAGGCCATGATGCCCCGGGCCACGGCCAGCATTTGCTGTTCGCCGCCGCTCATGGTGCCCGCTTTCTGGTTTTGGCGGTCTTTCAAGCGGGGGAACATCTCGAACACGAGTTCCAGGTTGCGATTGTAGTCGGCGCGGGCGCGTTTGGGGGAAGCCCCCATCGCCAGATTTTCCAGCACGGTCATGTGGGTGAAGAGCTGGCGGCCTTCGGGCACCAGAATCAGCCCGCGGTCGGCTTTGGCGTGGGGCGGCAGTTTGCTGACGTCTTCGCCTTCGAAAAGCACCTGCCCCTGCCAGGGCCGGTTGAGGCCCATGATGGTGCGCAGCAGGGTGGTTTTCCCCGCACCGTTGGCGCCGACCAGCGAGGTCATGCTGCTTTCTTGCAGGGCCAGCGTGATGCCCCAAAGAATTTGCACTTCGCCGTAGCCGGAAGTTACATCGCGCAGTTCCAGGATAGCCATACGCATTCCCTCGTTATGTGGGTTGCTTAGTCGCCTTGCAGCAGGCGCTCGGCGAGTTTGGGGTCGCCCAGGTAGGCCTGAATGACCCGCTCGTTGTTCGCAATTTCCTCGGGGGTGCCTTCGGCAATCAGTTTGCCGAAGTCCAACACGAGGATGCGGTCGGAAACGTTCATGATGGCACTCATGACGTGCTCGATCATGATGATAGTGATGCCGCGATCGCGAATGGCTTTGACCGTCTCCACCATTTTAGCGATTTCCGACGGGTTGAGGCCGGCCAGCACCTCGTCCAGCAGCAACAACTTGGGGCGAGAAGCAATGGCCCGGGCCATTTCCAGCCGTTTCTTTTGGGCCACGTTCAGGCTTCCAGCGAGTTGGTCGGCCTTTTCGGCCAGTCCGACGAATTCCATCACTTCGTCGGCGATGGCGGCGGCGTGTTTGAGATTGGCGTTGGCGTGGCCGAAGCAGGCCCCGACCATGACGTTTTCCCGCACGCTGAGCTCGTTGAGGGGGCGCACAATCTGGTGGGTGCGTGCCAGCCCCAGGCGGGCCAGGTGGTACGGCTTCTTGCCGGTGACGTCGTGGCCGTCGAAGATGATGCGCCCCTCTTCGGGTTTGTAAACGCCGTCGATGACGTTGAAGAGGGTGGTTTTTCCCGCCCCGTTGGGGCCGATCAACCCGAGAATTTGCCC
The Chloroflexota bacterium genome window above contains:
- a CDS encoding CBS domain-containing protein, coding for MLVGDRMSHPVITIPPDMPVVDALNLMRVEHIRRTPVVDEKGKLVGIVSDKDLLNASPSAATTLSVWEINYLLSKINVGDVMTKDVVTITEDTPIEEAARIMADNKIGGLPVVRDGKVVGIITETDLFKILLEMMGARAPGVRVSILVPNVRGELALITKAIAEAGGYIISLGTFSGEDTSNALLTIKLQGLTEDEVRDALKELVEKFEDIRTMPAA
- a CDS encoding polyprenyl synthetase family protein, which gives rise to MTTVSFLEPVQESLQAVEDLMRQQAAEHHHDLDAALQHLLSAGGKRLRPALVLLTGEMLGADRERLLTLAAAIELLHTATLVHDDLIDGALLRRGIPTLNAHWSPAATVLTGDFMFARAARLAALAGSVEVMQLFAETLAIIVDGEITQLFDGPGLADREAYYGRIYAKTASMFVLATVAPARLSGAGEDAMAAMRRYGHDLGIAYQIVDDILDFTGDQARLGKPVGSDLRHGLITMPTLCYLETHPEDEDLRSILEGEGLPTERMDALIGRIRTSGAIAQAAEDARRFARSAVEALDDMPEGAQRAALAAVADYIVERDF
- a CDS encoding ABC transporter ATP-binding protein, yielding MILQVQGVTKRFGGLQALTQVTFDLPEGQILGLIGPNGAGKTTLFNVIDGVYKPEEGRIIFDGHDVTGKKPYHLARLGLARTHQIVRPLNELSVRENVMVGACFGHANANLKHAAAIADEVMEFVGLAEKADQLAGSLNVAQKKRLEMARAIASRPKLLLLDEVLAGLNPSEIAKMVETVKAIRDRGITIIMIEHVMSAIMNVSDRILVLDFGKLIAEGTPEEIANNERVIQAYLGDPKLAERLLQGD
- a CDS encoding ABC transporter ATP-binding protein, which produces MAILELRDVTSGYGEVQILWGITLALQESSMTSLVGANGAGKTTLLRTIMGLNRPWQGQVLFEGEDVSKLPPHAKADRGLILVPEGRQLFTHMTVLENLAMGASPKRARADYNRNLELVFEMFPRLKDRQNQKAGTMSGGEQQMLAVARGIMASPKVLMIDELSLGLAPFLVLQLFESLKKLRETGITVLLVEQNVQMALAVTDYAYVLAEGRIEIEGPSRTVASNPDVQKAYLGL